A single Lycium ferocissimum isolate CSIRO_LF1 unplaced genomic scaffold, AGI_CSIRO_Lferr_CH_V1 ctg10601, whole genome shotgun sequence DNA region contains:
- the LOC132041544 gene encoding uncharacterized protein LOC132041544, which produces MRHRELEFVVVNKVFLKLSPMNGVMRFGRKGKLSPRYISPYEITRRVGKVAYELRLPAEIFMVHPVFHILILRLYKPDPSHVLNCEEVEMDESLSYEEEPVQILDRQVRRLRTKDVASVKVLWQNHNTEEATCKSEENMKKRYPQLFPILGMS; this is translated from the coding sequence ATGAGGCATAGAGAATTGGAATTTGTTGTTGTTAACAAGGTTTTCTTGAAACTGTCACCTATGAACGGGGTAATGCGTTTTGGCagaaaggggaagcttagtcctcgctacattagtccttatgagattactAGAAGAGTTGGgaaggtagcttatgagttgagaTTACCGGCTGAGATATTCATGGTTCATCCGGTGTTTCACATTTTGATATTGAGGTTGTATAAACCTGACCCTTCTCATGTGTTGAACTGTGAAGAGGTTGAGATGGATGAGTccttgtcttatgaagaagaaccGGTTCAGATTTTGGATCgccaagttagaaggttgagaacaAAGGATGTTGCGTCGGTTAAAGTGTTGTGGCAAAATCATAATACCGAGGAAGCTACTTGCAAATCGGAAGAGAacatgaagaagagatatcCTCAATTGTTCCCTATTTTAGGTATGAGTTAA